The Penicillium digitatum chromosome 6, complete sequence genome contains the following window.
aaaatGGACTCCCACAGCGTCGCCCGCACCGTCTGTAATCTTCATGTCGTTTAACATTGCCTCTGTATCTGAAACAGTTGTCTTGAGTCCTCGCTTTTCAGGCGATGCAGACCTATTTTGTGTAAGGTTGTCCACCCCACGACCGTCGACCTTGCCCGCCTTATCCAACGTGGAAACCTCGTCCTCGCTCTCTTCGCTGACTTCTCCGTCTGCATCTTCGTCCTCTTGGTGACTGTCGGCCGAGTCTTCACTCAAGGAGTCGTCTCCCATGTCGCCAGCCATTGAACCCTCTTCTTCACCATCTTCCTCCCGTCTCTTTCTGCGACTGGCCCCGATATGACGTCGAAGAGGAGCCATGTTGCAAACGCAAGCGATTTATTACTTGGGGGCTTAATTATTTCCTGTTGACACACTTGAATGCGTGGCTTTTGGGACCTGATTGGCTTAGAAAATTGAGTCTGGTGAGGACGGGCGTTGAAGGACGTTAAGCCTGTAGGATGGCAAATGAAACCAAGAAAGATCAAAATACTAAGATAGGCtagaagaaacaaaaagacaCCTTGTGCAAGAATAATAACCAAAGTGAAGAAAACGAAGAGAAAGAGTAAGGGGGGAGAAGAAAGGAGATGCAGCCCAAGAGAGATGAGAAGTACAGAGAGATTCGAGTTCAGAGGAAGGGCATGACATCGCGAGAGACGTCAGGCCTGATCGGGCCTAGTCCAGGCGGTGAAGCCGATTTTTGCCACGATTGGGCCTAGAATTGTTTTCCCAAGGTTTGCTGGATTTGGTTAGTGTCTGGCGAACTAAACATTGACAACTATAGAAAAGCTGGAATATAAAAGTGAGATTGTATGAAGGACTTTTGCTACATTTCTGGTAAAATCGAAGTTGCGCCCTAGAATGCATGCCAGATGTTGTGGTATCCGGAAGAATACATGTATTTTCTTGCGCATTCCACTGCAGGCTGAGCCATCGAGTAGTAGACTCGATGATCATGGATATCTGAGAGATCGTACAAACATTGAGAAAATTGGAACAAAGGTCCCGCTTGAGTTGCAGGGTAGACCACTATCGGAATTTGATCCCAATGCCACATCGATTGCAGGCAGGTCATTGGCAGGTGACAGGTATATCAGTATTACACTGATACATATTGTGTATGAGATGGTTGAATGGTTCCGTAGAGAGACCGTAGATGACACTCCACGAATCGCAGATGATTTACTTAGTCAAATGTGGTCTTCTGACCTTGGCCCTCGACAATGGCGCCACTGAGCTTCTGGACGGTTTCCTTGGAGTAGCGAGACTCATCGATCGATTCACGTCTCTTCTTGTGTCGGGGTCTTTCTCGTGATTCGCCATCGACTTCGGTGATGGCGGGTTCATCCTTCTTCTCGGCATCCTTTCCGAAGCGCTTCTTGTATCGTGTAGACGCATCTTCTGCAAACTCCATTCGCATACGACGGCCCATAAGCTGGTTCACCCAGACCCTTTGCATCCGGGGCTTTAGCTTCTTCGacctcctcttcgtcttctcaGATGCCGAGTCAGAATCACTGTCGGAGGAATCCTCTTCCTTGTCATCCTCCTTGATCAACATGAATCCTCTCACCGCTGCTTCTGCGGCAGCGAGATCTTCAAACTCCACCCACGCATAACCCTTGCATTTTCCGGTATCTTGGAAAGTCGCCATATGCACATTGGTAACAGTGCCACATTTACCGAAGTTTTCCTCGAGGTTTTCCTTGGTCACATCGAAGCTTAGGTTACCGACAAAGATTCGCTTGGAGGGGGGGTGGCCAGACTTGGCCGCACCCGCGGAATTCTCTTGAGTTTCGGATTTTTCAGGGCGACCTTCAAAATTGTTTGCATCCTTGATGAGGACGCGGCGGCCGGTCATAAGCTGCTCGCTTAGGCCAATTGCTTCTTGCAAGGACTTCTTGTCGGTAAAGTCGACGTAAGCAAAGCCTCTGTTCTGCGACCTTCCAAATCTTTCGGGGCCCTTGGGGAGATGAATTCGAGTGATAGATGACTCGGAGATGTCGGAGTTGACCGTGAAAAACATGCGCAGCTCATCTCTGGTCACGGTATATGATAGGTTTCCAATCCAGATACCATATTGGGACCGCTTCCCTTCTGTTTCAGCTTCTTTGGATTCAGATTTGTTGGGTTTGCTggacttggggttttcatcAATACCGGCATCGCCTCCTTTGTTCTTTTTCGCTTTGCGCAGGGCCTTTTTTGAGACTGGCTCGGGTGCAGAGACATCGATTTCAAGCTCAGGACCGTCTTGCAGCTTACGCTTCTTTTGAATGCCTTCAGTGAGTTCAGACATATTGCAAAAGTTGTAAATAGTATGATGACCACTAGGATAATAGTCAATCTATCAAAAACCTGAACGATTGTTTCTGGTCACACGAAATCCAAATTGGcaataatttttttttacggcGGCCAGGACCCGCCTCCCACGCAGCCCGATCCGCTTCTTGGCGCGAACGCGCAGGGTGACCACCTCCCCTTCATCTCCTCTGAACTTCTTTCTGCCACAACACCATGGTTGAATCAAACGAAAACCGTGTGTCCGAGAGTTTGCCAAATGTATCAAGTTCCACTCAGGCTCCTGCAAAGCAATCAGTCCGGTCCTTCAAGTACGAGTCCTCATATTAAGCTCATCGGGCAATGCTGACTTCTCTGTTCCCTCCAGGAAGAAATATGCCAAGCTGAAAGTCAGGTTCGAGCTAGGGACTCGAGCGAATGAGAATTTGATCCGGGAAGAATTGCGCATAGAGGACCTGTCCAAGCGCATTCAGGAGCAAAATGAGTATGAGACTCGCAAATCAATCTCCTGTGTGAATAACTGCTAATTTCTTGCTGCTAGTCAACTGCTGGAAGTTCTCCTCGAGTTCAATGAAAGCCTTCACGTTTCTCCCGATGTGCGTTTTGATCTGAGCATGCCAACCGATCCTCCCTTGCTACCAACACCCGAGCAGGAAATTGTACCTTTGATCAACGATGCAACACTAGCAAAACAAGCGTGGAAAGAAGCCAAGGCTGGCTTAGCTGCTGGTAGCATTGATACAAATGCTTACCGTATGATTGAGGATAATATCAAACGAAACAAGGCGTTTGCACCCGCCCAGCAGTACAGCTCCCTGTCGCGGACACATCACATCAGTCCTGACACCATTGAAAAGAAGCTTGACAATGACTGTGAACGCAAACTCGGATACTTTACACCTGAGCACGAGACTGAATATTACCTCGCCTTGGACGCCAAGCTAGGCGATGAGGCGGCTGCTACGCAACTCGCACGCATACCAGATCGTCCAACGTTTGCAGAGCGTGAGCGTGATCTTTCTATGCGGAATCCCGCATCTGTGTACAATTGGCTGCGTCGCAACCAACCCCAGACTCTCCAGGATAATGAGATTGCTTCTGAAAAGTCTGCATCACGCCCTTCCAATCAGCGATCTTCCAAGCGAGCGCCCGCCCAGCGCAAAGATGAGGATATGTATGATGAGGATGGGACAGAGGCCCATCCTACTCCCAAGAACAAGCGCAAGCGGGAAGAGGACACTGGTTACAGACCTAAGGGTGGTAGCAGCCGgtcaaaaaagaagaaggaagagccTACTTCCAACCCAAGCAAAATGGCCAAAAAGCCTTGAGCAGTTGCCTTGCAAAAAGGAGTATTTTGTGTATTAATCTTGGCGTTGGCTTGATTTTCTATTTTCCAATGAAATGACGGATTTTTCTTAACAATGTTTTCTCATTTGAAACATGGTTGTGGATATGTAATCTTCATGAAGTATCTAGATAACTCCTATCCAGTCTGCTTTGAAAATGTCCTTGAAAGTTCGTGGCTTTGGTGGAGCCATCATGTGACTTGGGTTTTCTTCTCTCTAGTAACCCATCTGGATGCCTCCATTCCCATTTTGAGGTCAGCCGCAATTGACCATAGACAACATCCTTTGCAATGGCAATTACTATTCTTCCCCCGGTGGTGGAGGATGTCCGTTCCTACGAAGCCGACTCAGAGGACGATGTGTCCGTGTGCTCCGAGGAGGACGTCGAAATGACCGGCATCTCTCGGCCTCACAAACGACCTCGTCTACAGGGAAACTCGAATCTTGGCACAGGAATTGTCACACCAGGAGAAGTGGTCACAGATGATCCGCAATGGATGAGGTTAGTGCAACCTTGAAGACTGCGCAGAAAAAACGCGGGGCTCACATCgtcatttttctttttttccaacaCTAACAATCCACAGAGGTCATGGCACCTACATGAACCCGCTCTCGACATCTATCATTGCCACTGTTGCCGGCACAGTTCAAAAGACAAATAAGCTACTATCTGTTCACCCTCTGCGCGCCCGCTATACCCCCGAGATTGGAGATCTTGTCGTTGGCCGCATTGTCGAAGTGCAATCACGACGGTGGAAGGTCGATGTCGCCGCGCCATTACTCGCTCAGCTCCCTCTTTCCGCAATCAACTTACCCGGCGGTATTCTGCGTCGACGAACAAGCGCTGATGAGCTCCAGATCCGAACATTTTTCAGCGAAGGCGATCTTGTAGTTGCTGAAGTACAGAGCGTGCACCAGGATGGGTCTGCATCACTACACACACGGTCCCTGAAGTACGGGAAATTGCGCAACGGTGTGTTCCTTGCCGTTACAGGAACCGGAGGTAGCGCTGCGTCTAGCTCTAGCGTCAAGGGTGGCGTGGGAGCTGGGAATTCAACTGCAGGCAGCGCTTTGGCTGCTCCTGGAGGTTCTGGTACTGGCGGTGTGGTGCGGTCTCGTCGCCAGGTGTGGACCGTTACCGCTGCCAATGGTGGTGGGGAGGTTAATATTATCCTCGGAGTGAACGGGTACATCTTTATCTCCAAGCACACAGATGGGGCCGATGCTGCATCTGCAACTACTGAGAATATCTCCATTACGCGCATGGAAGAGATGGTATCGAGTTCGATCTACTCTAGCCAGAACGACGATATCCCGCCACAGACACGCCGGGAAATTGCACGGTTGGCACAATGTATTCGAGTTTTAGTACAGAACGGAGTGCGTGTGGATGAAGAGACGGTTATGGGTGCATACAACGCTAGTCTGCAGGTGGATTTGGAGGTTGGGGAcgacgaagacgaggaagatgaatggCGACAGGAAGGTCGTGAGTATCTGGAGGGTGTCAAGGCCCAACAGATCCTCGAGTTGGTGAAGCAGCAGCTGTAACCGGTTCGAATTGCTCAGATGCATGATAATGATACCCCTCAAACAAAGATTAAAGGGAACACTTAGCAGGCGTAATGGTCAAAGTCCATGTCCAAACCATATTCTGAGATTCACTTTTTACACTCGTCAACTACAGGTACATGGATGTAGTGTACTGATATGTGATGGCTTCACAACATTGGAAGTGGGAACCTCTGCCATGGGACCAAAAATAGCCATTGATGGCCCCGAGAGATCGGATTTGGCCAACCAGGAAGCTGTATTTGTAAAGAAACGTATGCCTTGACATAGGTAGACTCAAAAACAATAACGATGATGAGTGGTTTCAAAGAAGAATGGCCAGAACAATAGATAGAACAACAGATAGATATCTGAATTGTGGAAAGTCAAAGCATCAAGATGGGATTGAATCTGATAGGCTTACATACGCAGTCACGAGTCAACGGCCGGGGTTAAAGATTCCATTGttcccttctcttcttctcttcttcttttctttttctcacTATACTCGAATCTTTTGAGAACATGCCCCATCATTtacttctttctcttctaaTTCTCGACTATTGTCCAGTACCCATAGGTTAAAAACAACCTTTAATCGGCTTGATACTTTCAACTACTCGCCCCACGCTGGGCTCCCTAATTTACTCCATCCCTTATCAAGAACATTCTTCCCATCATCTCATAGTCAAAATGCCCGATCTACGTCGCCAGATCTTTGAGAGCGGCAAGACTGTCTCGCGCAAGGCAGCATCCCGTGAAGCATCCCGCACCAACTCCCCCACTAGTTCGAAGCAGACTTCACGCCAGGGCTCTCGCAATGCTAGCAGAGCTCCTTCGGACGAGGAAGACTCAGGATTTCTTTCTGATGAGACATCTATGAGGTAAGCATATATAAGCCCTTGCAACTTCTGTCTTCATtatctttttgtcttttccttttttttttgcatctTCATCTGGTCCCCACTCCCGTGACTGGATGATGTCACCAATGATGTCGGCCAGTCTTACCAAGGCGCTAACCAAGTTGGGATAGCATCGGATCTCTCGACGATGAGAACCCCGAACAAGATAATCCCGATTGGGAACATGAACTCGGCGAGCGTATTCAAGAAATTCTCGATCGCAAGCGCAGCAGCGTCCAAGGCCGCGAGGAGGCCCTGCAATCATTCTGCCGTCTGACCAAATATCACTACACAGTAGAAGAAATTCACGGCGCCGTTCCAGACTTACTGGCGGCATTTGAGCGAAGCATCCGCACCGAGGCCAGTGTGCGCGAAGCAACCCTTGGCCTGCGCGCTATCGAATTGCTTGTCA
Protein-coding sequences here:
- a CDS encoding RNA binding protein Rnp24, putative produces the protein MSELTEGIQKKRKLQDGPELEIDVSAPEPVSKKALRKAKKNKGGDAGIDENPKSSKPNKSESKEAETEGKRSQYGIWIGNLSYTVTRDELRMFFTVNSDISESSITRIHLPKGPERFGRSQNRGFAYVDFTDKKSLQEAIGLSEQLMTGRRVLIKDANNFEGRPEKSETQENSAGAAKSGHPPSKRIFVGNLSFDVTKENLEENFGKCGTVTNVHMATFQDTGKCKGYAWVEFEDLAAAEAAVRGFMLIKEDDKEEDSSDSDSDSASEKTKRRSKKLKPRMQRVWVNQLMGRRMRMEFAEDASTRYKKRFGKDAEKKDEPAITEVDGESRERPRHKKRRESIDESRYSKETVQKLSGAIVEGQGQKTTFD
- a CDS encoding IEC3 subunit of the Ino80 complex, chromatin re-modelling-domain-containing protein yields the protein MVESNENRVSESLPNVSSSTQAPAKQSVRSFKKKYAKLKVRFELGTRANENLIREELRIEDLSKRIQEQNDQLLEVLLEFNESLHVSPDVRFDLSMPTDPPLLPTPEQEIVPLINDATLAKQAWKEAKAGLAAGSIDTNAYRMIEDNIKRNKAFAPAQQYSSLSRTHHISPDTIEKKLDNDCERKLGYFTPEHETEYYLALDAKLGDEAAATQLARIPDRPTFAERERDLSMRNPASVYNWLRRNQPQTLQDNEIASEKSASRPSNQRSSKRAPAQRKDEDMYDEDGTEAHPTPKNKRKREEDTGYRPKGGSSRSKKKKEEPTSNPSKMAKKP
- a CDS encoding Exosome complex exonuclease Rrp4, putative, with product MAITILPPVVEDVRSYEADSEDDVSVCSEEDVEMTGISRPHKRPRLQGNSNLGTGIVTPGEVVTDDPQWMRGHGTYMNPLSTSIIATVAGTVQKTNKLLSVHPLRARYTPEIGDLVVGRIVEVQSRRWKVDVAAPLLAQLPLSAINLPGGILRRRTSADELQIRTFFSEGDLVVAEVQSVHQDGSASLHTRSLKYGKLRNGVFLAVTGTGGSAASSSSVKGGVGAGNSTAGSALAAPGGSGTGGVVRSRRQVWTVTAANGGGEVNIILGVNGYIFISKHTDGADAASATTENISITRMEEMVSSSIYSSQNDDIPPQTRREIARLAQCIRVLVQNGVRVDEETVMGAYNASLQVDLEVGDDEDEEDEWRQEGREYLEGVKAQQILELVKQQL